GGTTTTCTGTAAAAACCGTGGTCTGTCCCCTATTATTTATTTTTTTCGTTTGGCTATGCCGATTAATCCAATAAGACCCGAACCGAATAACCATACTGCTGCTGGTACAGGTACGGCACCAACATCGCCAGACTGCACAGCCCATCCATAGTAGGGAGCTGAGATAGTGTTAATGGTTTGCATACCAAAGGGCATAATGAAGTTCCACGCGCTACCATTATTAGGCGCATATACCGTGGCTGACCAATAGTAGCCATTGATAAGATTGCTAAATGGTCCCGTATTAATCAGGCCACCCGGCTGTGAATTACCGCCAGTATCAACAATCGCCGTATTACCCAATACATTGTAAAACATGTTTGATAACTCACTATGTGTCGTGATGTTGTAACCATAATCGACACCTTCATAAGGATTGGTATAAGTAGTACCATCGTTACCTACATCAATCGTATTTGGCAGTCGCCAACCCGTCACGCCAGCAACACTAAGATTTGCTGCCCAGGCATTAGCGTCAGCCCAGCTCATCTGACCAGTACTTGGACTGTAAGTGTCATAGGT
This Gammaproteobacteria bacterium DNA region includes the following protein-coding sequences:
- a CDS encoding DUF1566 domain-containing protein, producing MKLFNRWALSALLLTAIGFSTLANASLVPRLGGLAYYDTVANLTWLADANAAVNSTYDTYSPSTGQMSWADANAWAANLSVAGVTGWRLPNTIDVGNDGTTYTNPYEGVDYGYNITTHSELSNMFYNVLGNTAIVDTGGNSQPGGLINTGPFSNLINGYYWSATVYAPNNGSAWNFIMPFGMQTINTISAPYYGWAVQSGDVGAVPVPAAVWLFGSGLIGLIGIAKRKK